Within the Flavobacterium sp. N502536 genome, the region TATTTTGTTCAAAACTGAAATTACAGCTTCAGAACCATAACAAATTCCGAGACGGATTCCGGCTAATCCATACGCCTTTGAAAGGGTTTGTGTGATGATTAAGTTTGGATATTCGTCAATCTCTGTCAGCCAGCTTTCTTTTTGGGAGAAGTCAATATAAGCTTCATCAATCACCACCAGACCTTTAAAGTTTTGCAATAATTTTACGACACTCTCGTCTGAAAAAGAATTCCCGGTAGGATTGTTTGGCGAACATAAAAAGATAATTTTTGTTTGCTCATCGACGGCATCTAAAATCTGATCTACTTGAGGCTGAAAATCGGCTGAAAGCAACACTTCTCTGTTCTCAACAGCATTGATATTGGCCAGTACGCTGTACATTCCGTATGTGGGTGGCAACGAAATAATATTGTCGATTTTGGGCTCACAGAAGGCTCTGAAAAGTAAATCCAGGACTTCATCGCTCCCGTTTCCTAGTAAAATCTGACTCGTTTTTACTTTATTATTCTTTGCCAATATGGCTTTAACGGAGTTCTGTTGTGGATCCGGATACCGATTCACTCCATTTTGAAACGGATTTTCATTCGCATCGAGAAAAATCATTTCGGCAGTATCAAAATCTTCAAACTCATCACGTGCCGATGAATAAGGCTTCAAAGATTTTACGTTTTCTCTTGTTATTGTGTTGATATCGAATTTCATTTCTTTCTTTTTTTTCTAGAGAATAGAGTCAAGAGCCAAGAGAATAGACTTTTTGTCTGATCTGTATGTTGTACTCTTGCTTCTATGTTCTTTGCTCTACTGTCTTTCTTCTATTCTCTTGGTTCTATCCCCTCTTCCCTCCAAACTCTTTAATCGCAGCGTCACTGCATTCTTATGCGCTTGCAACCCTTCGGCTTCGGCCATAATTTCGATCGCATTGCCAATGTTTTGAATTCCTTTTTCAGAAATTTTCTGAAAGGTCATTGCTTTCATGAAACTATCCAGATTTACTCCGCTGTAATTTTTAGCGTAGCCATTTGTCGGCAAGGTGTGATTCGTTCCGGAAGCGTAATCTCCGGCACTTTCAGGAGTATAATTCCCAATAAAAACAGAACCTGCATTTACAATTCCATTGCAATAAAAATCATCGTATTGGGAACAGATTATAAAGTGTTCCGGCCCATATTCATTGATTAAATCCAAAGCAATTTGATCGTTTTCGACATAGATTAGTTTTGAGTTTTCGATGGCTTTTACGGCAATCGCTTTTCTCGGAAGCTCTTCAATCTGAATTTGTATTTCTTTTTCAACGGCTTCAATTAGTTTTTTTGAAGTGGAAACTAAAATTACCTGACTGTCCGTTCCGTGTTCTGCCTGTGACAATAAATCTGAAGCTACAA harbors:
- the hisC gene encoding histidinol-phosphate transaminase, producing the protein MKFDINTITRENVKSLKPYSSARDEFEDFDTAEMIFLDANENPFQNGVNRYPDPQQNSVKAILAKNNKVKTSQILLGNGSDEVLDLLFRAFCEPKIDNIISLPPTYGMYSVLANINAVENREVLLSADFQPQVDQILDAVDEQTKIIFLCSPNNPTGNSFSDESVVKLLQNFKGLVVIDEAYIDFSQKESWLTEIDEYPNLIITQTLSKAYGLAGIRLGICYGSEAVISVLNKIKPPYNVNELTQQRAVSRLNDSAKIKEEIASIIEQREELLKVLLQVSFVEKVYPTEANFVLVKVDNANKRYNQLIEKGIVIRNRTSQPLCENCLRLTIGIPEENAVLIKELKLL